A window of Solanum stenotomum isolate F172 chromosome 3, ASM1918654v1, whole genome shotgun sequence contains these coding sequences:
- the LOC125859967 gene encoding uncharacterized protein LOC125859967 produces the protein MAPNSIKKLRKLPHVFSKVLELPIPSNADVEVEENPEFFRFMAKIEQHGENIRNVRAQTVEIHPGITKIVVRNGGEAELLMLDQLNVDTWRFRLPASAKPELATVVFADGELIVTVPKGVNGRGGYGGKDVLVCRGNITLVLVQ, from the coding sequence ATGGCACCAAACAGCATAAAAAAACTCAGGAAGCTGCCTCACGTGTTCAGCAAAGTCCTTGAATTACCGATCCCGTCCAACGCGGATGTCGAGGTGGAAGAAAACCCCGAATTCTTCCGCTTCATGGCGAAAATCGAGCAGCATGGTGAAAATATTCGTAATGTGAGGGCGCAAACAGTGGAGATTCATCCAGGGATTACAAAGATAGTAGTGAGAAATGGTGGTGAAGCGGAGCTACTGATGTTGGACCAATTGAATGTGGACACGTGGAGATTTAGGTTACCTGCGTCCGCAAAACCGGAGCTGGCTACGGTTGTGTTTGCGGACGGGGAGCTAATCGTAACGGTGCCGAAAGGTGTGAACGGTCGTGGAGGGTACGGAGGGAAGGATGTTTTGGTATGCCGCGGAAATATCACGCTTGTTCTTGTACAATAG
- the LOC125859202 gene encoding uncharacterized protein LOC125859202 codes for MENNWIPTRGWRFDPSDNDILNILENYVTGRANPPQATFNFANFYGDITNPSAGAVGDPANPTIKYFVTTVKDKISVSSSLGFYWKRDNQLIGIINEVTGENRGFKKSIKLFQKGVDSDKLVWIMTEYSLNSNTPGVEEEDFKNEVICRVRRILTSNPKARPNNSKKPKPSNNKRRNMKLADIDLQLKL; via the exons ATGGAGAATAATTGGATACCTACTAGAGGATGGAGGTTTGATCCGAGTGATAATGACATACTAAATATCCTGGAAAACTACGTAACAGGACGAGCCAATCCGCCTCAAGCTACCTTCAACTTTGCAAATTTTTATGGCGATATAACAAATCCATCAGCGGGTGCAGTCGGAGACCCTGCAAATCCAACAATCAAATACTTTGTGACTACTGTAAAGGATAAAATATCAGTATCATCATCATTGGGATTCTATTGGAAAAGAGACAACCAACTTATAGGCATTATTAATGAAGTTACGGGTGAAAACAGAGGTTTTAAGAAGTCGATCAAGTTGTTTCAGAAGGGCGTGGATTCAGATAAACTCGTGTGGATAATGACGGAGTACTCTTTGAATTCGAATACACcaggagttgaagaagaagatttcaAAAATGAAGTCATATGTCGAGTAAGGAGAATTCTAACTAGCAATCCTAAG GCCAGGCCCAACAACAGCAAGAAGCCCAAGCCCAGCAACAACAAGAGGAGGAACATGAAGCTAGCTGACATTGACTTACAACTAAAGTTGTGA
- the LOC125859203 gene encoding putative F-box protein At4g29970, translating to MSKKKAQKRLDMEGDTSINLAFEIIFFIFTRLPVKSLLRFQSVSKSWNVILVEQKFKKAHHDQSKALGREKLMIQRNNGNFELRDLEIDHSQLCLIEEQLFPLKRFQCGEILCSCDGLVLLKANNSDKEYVLWNPSTREYRILDSCPYLNNHQDGCSKAYSRTSTIIYFDVKSDVLKKLSLPEFIGVNGFFSLNTLKGRLSLYGGTYHDKELDIWIMEQDGWKWLMNVCNLPEICIKFVQDKKLLWCSENGEIIFHGQWNQQLIIYYPKRKQFVTVADMSKDSMYATALTCLDSSYFPGLNVKEEVTVPRLRDGARI from the exons ATGTCTAAGAAGAAAGCACAGAAGAGGCTAGACATGGAAGGTGATACATCCATTAATCTTGCATTTgagatcatattttttatatttactagGCTTCCTGTTAAATCGTTGTTACGTTTTCAATCTGTTTCTAAATCATGGAATGTTATATTAGTTGaacaaaaattcaagaaagCTCATCATGATCAATCCAAAGCATTGGGCCGCGAAAAGCTCATGATACAAAGAAATAATGGGAATTTCGAGTTGAGAGACTTGGAAATTGATCATTCTCAATTATGTTTGATTGAAGAGCAACTATTTCCTCTAAAAAGATTTCAATGTGGTGAAATCTTGTGCTCATGTGATGGTTTGGTACTTTTAAAGGCCAATAACTCCGATAAAGAGTATGTTTTGTGGAATCCATCTACAAGAGAATATCGAATTCTTGATTCAtgtccttatttgaacaaccacCAAGATGGATGTTCGAAAGCTT ATAGTCGAACTTCTACAATCATATACTTTGACGTAAAGTCAGATGTACTGAAGAAACTTTCACTACCCGAATTTATAGGTGTGAACGGTTTCTTTAGTTTGAATACTTTGAAAGGTCGTCTTAGTTTATATGGAGGAACATACCATGACAAAGAATTGGACATATGGATTATGGAACAAGACGGATGGAAATGGTTAATGAACGTGTGCAACTTGCCCGAAATTTGCATAAAGTTTGTACAAGATAAAAAGCTTTTGTGGTGCAGTGAAAATGGTGAAATTATCTTTCATGGACAATGGAATCAACAACTTATCATCTATTATCCTAAAAGGAAACAATTCGTTACAGTAGCTGATATGTCCAAAGATTCCATGTATGCCACAGCGTTAACATGTTTGGATAGTTCATATTTTCCAGGACTCAATGTCAAGGAGGAAGTAACAGTTCCGAGACTCAGAGATGGAGCCAGGATTTGA
- the LOC125859613 gene encoding non-specific lipid transfer protein GPI-anchored 5-like yields the protein MGNQRNSRGLVLVALAMIWSGVAAQLSSDCTNVLVSMSPCLNYITGNSSSPSSGCCTQLGTVVKNNPECLCQVLNGGGSNMGLNINQTQALALPNACKVQTPSISKCNAGSPTSSPAGTPSSPNTEASGSGSIPSSRSGSNDASLPKMIDLPFFFLLFISSYASAFIA from the exons ATGGGGAATCAAAGGAACTCGAGAGGTCTTGTTTTAGTCGCGTTGGCAATGATCTGGTCTGGAGTTGCTGCTCAATTGAGCAGTGACTGCACGAACGTGTTGGTCAGCATGTCGCCTTGCTTGAATTACATCACGGGGAACTCTTCATCTCCGTCCTCAGGGTGCTGCACGCAGCTAGGCACGGTGGTTAAGAACAATCCAGAGTGTTTGTGCCAGGTCCTTAATGGTGGTGGCTCTAACATGGGACTCAACATTAACCAGACTCAAGCTTTGGCTCTTCCTAATGCTTGCAAAGTTCAAACTCCATCAATTAGCAAATGCAATG CCGGATCCCCAACTAGTTCTCCTGCTGGAACACCAAGTTCTCCAAATACAGAAGCTTCAG GAAGTGGATCTATCCCATCGTCACGAAGTGGTTCCAATGATGCAAGTTTACCCAAGATGATTGATcttcctttcttcttccttctatTCATTAGTTCTTATGCTTCAGCATTCATAGCATGA